From the Purpureocillium takamizusanense chromosome 6, complete sequence genome, one window contains:
- a CDS encoding uncharacterized protein (BUSCO:EOG09260UXC~COG:S~EggNog:ENOG503NU02), which produces MDAAASGPGPEARAAPVDESTTRYAPESHGDAARALAVLSDGDVAGKLIEGLVSRLATTPSPEPSPIAPAADTAAVGLAALDAFLQANVTGPVLPAKGIASLGSRFADAWESVPKSSSPKASLSSLQQLQRACLTHLEVDGVAPYAHIPQLELFALARHVFVEALAGESQQTLEITSPYPNKSSRYNLGWLRMRVDVWHYKLLTQPSLGPGSNFAKSSQWSDVPTLASAILDSMDALIVHITGEEVWSTSAESWSCEEKAQLLVEAANNYILLGRHEKAKETLRQAAHASGLEYALSGALGKRTRFQENSTSQLVVLARSRGEGEEQAGQDAGQDEDIKPEALKLNNDTLLEEIHFTKENNGHEAKPQDLPASLADLSPDDQPQLSPLDQIILLTEATLKDAFSPADTLTSEEILPFAVRVLADKSTNWQIYTQALLVRSRIEVHRSRTVERGVLQLQAVADQVLTDTTAPPKKPAEPPSQDPEGDEVPAIQVTAPGQEVAPASSQQPTSFLPAPKAEESAPAHVRLRYIHALCTPPRWHLESELAYAWAGVGSLASALEIFKRLRLWAEVALCLASAAAVEDEDGRGSGGEEKAKAIIRWRLFHKTGDDGASTSDPDDERVEDVTRLRVSDYAGPERTPPPPNAPRLWCILGDLDDDAKYYERAWEISKRRYARAQKSLGEHYLRQKDWHKAHAAYKLATSVNRLSPDMWSRLGDINLRLGRFEEAAESYSRCIGSATDVSGGEDAKTWSNLGSSLWSLYCEVVAAEPQAPNDDDTRSDQGAADKDGEHDSDDDDSVAAGSKRKSPSKLLSQALAAYKKGASIAHDNWRIWDNVLTLASRIRPPPIPDIVLAYKHILRIRKSEDAVDADVLAALLQDVVLTKDRDAPGGSSSNNDEGIYEPPRGSTERLVARLIEEEVVPIITHRPELWALTSRLRAWRRDYTGAIEASERAWRAAIGSSPSGGVAGGAGLQPSSSSSSSPAPDWTSDAAAWADVVKRTDELVSALENYGPRARPEAVRWKSKARSAVRSVMGRGRESWEGTDGWKTLEGLMEGLKAGAA; this is translated from the coding sequence ATGGATGCCGCCGCTAGCGGCCCTGGCCCCGaagcgcgcgccgctccggTCGACGAGTCGACGACACGATATGCCCCGGAGAgccacggcgatgcggcgcgcgccctggCGGTGCTCTctgacggcgacgtcgccgggaagctcatcgagggcctcgtTTCGCGCCTAGCGACCACGCCGAGCCCCGAGCCGTCTCCTATAGCTCCCGCCGCGGACACTGCGGCTGTCGGCCTTGCAGCCCTGGATGCCTTTCTCCAAGCAAACGTCACCGGCCCCGTTCTGCCCGCCAAAGGCATCGCGTCTCTCGGAAGTCGTTTCGCCGACGCCTGGGAATCCGTCCCGAAGAGCTCTAGCCCCAAGGCTTCTCTATCGAGTCTCCAGCAGCTTCAGAGGGCTTGTCTGACGCACCTCGAAgtggacggcgtcgctcCCTATGCGCACATACCCCAACTGGAGCTTTTCGCCCTCGCGAGGCATGTATTCGTCGAGGCACTGGCCGGCGAGAGCCAGCAAACGCTGGAGATTACGTCGCCGTATCCGAACAAGTCGAGCAGGTACAACCTAGGCTGGTTGAGGATGCGCGTCGATGTCTGGCACTACAAGCTGCTCACGCAGCCCAGCTTAGGCCCTGGCTCCAACTTTGCAAAGAGCTCCCAATGGAGCGACGTACCGACGCTCGCATCCGCAATCCTCGACTCCATGGACGCTTTGATAGTTCACATTACCGGCGAGGAGGTGTGGTCGACGAGCGCAGAGTCGTGGAGCTGCGAAGAAAAagcccagctcctcgtcgaagccgccaaCAACTacatcctcctcggccgacaCGAAAAGGCAAAGGAGAcgctgcggcaggcggctcACGCTAGCGGATTGGAGTATGCCTTGTCGGGAGCTCTCGGAAAGAGGACGAGGTTCCAGGAGAACAGCACGAGCCAGCTGGTCGTTCTTGCACGCAgccgcggcgaaggcgaagAGCAAGCGGGACAAGATGCCGGGCAGGACGAGGATATCAAGCCTGAAGCGTTGAAGCTCAACAACGACACGCTCCTGGAAGAGATTCACTTCACAAAAGAAAACAATGGCCATGAGGCCAAGCCGCAAGATCTCCCTGCCTCGCTGGCCGACCTTTCTCCCGACGACCAGCCACAGCTCTCGCCACTCGATCAAATCATCCTTCTCACGGAAGCGACGCTCAAAGACGCCTTCTCTCCCGCGGACACGCTAACTTCAGAGGAGATCCTCCCCTTCGCCGTGCGCGTGCTGGCCGACAAGTCGACCAACTGGCAGATTTACACGCAGGCGCTCCTCGTGCGGTCAAGGATAGAGGTCCACAGGAGCAGGACGGTCGAGCGCGGTGTTTTgcagctgcaggccgtcgcggacCAGGTCCTCACGGAtaccacggcgccgccgaaaAAGCCCGCGGAGCCTCCGAGTCAGGAccccgagggcgacgaggtgccGGCTATACAGGTCACAGCGCCCGGACAAGAAGTCGCTCCCGCAAGCTCGCAGCAGCCGACGTCAttcctgcccgcccccaaggccgaggagTCTGCTCCTGCTCACGTCCGTCTACGTTATATCCACGCGCTGTGCACGCCTCCTCGTTGGCACCTCGAATCGGAGCTCGCCTATGCGTGGGCCGGAGTCGGCTCCCTGGCGTCTGCTCTCGAAATCTTCAAGCGATTGCGCCTGTGGGCCGAGGTTGCGCTTTGTTTGGCcagtgccgctgccgtcgaggatgaggatggtcGCGGAAGCGGTGGGGAAgagaaggccaaggccatcataCGCTGGCGGTTGTTCCACAAGAccggggacgacggcgcgtcGACATCggaccccgacgacgagagagTAGAGGACGTCACTCGCCTCAGGGTCAGCGACTACGCCGGCCCCGAACggaccccccctcctcccaaCGCGCCCCGTCTGTGGtgcatcctcggcgacctcgacgacgacgcgaaGTACTACGAGCGGGCGTGGGAAATCTCCAAGCGCCGCTACGCCCGCGCCCAAAAGTCGCTCGGCGAGCACTACCTGCGGCAAAAGGACTGGCATAAGGCGCACGCCGCGTACAAGCTCGCGACGTCGGTGAACCGTCTCAGCCCGGACATGTGgagccgcctcggcgacatcAACCTGCGCCTGGGCAGgttcgaggaggccgccgagtcgTACTCCCGGTGCATCGGCAGCGCGACGGACGtgtccggcggcgaggatgccaaGACGTGGAGCAACCTGGGCAGCTCGCTCTGGAGCCTGTACTGCGaggttgtcgccgccgagccccaggcgcccaacgacgacgacacgaggAGCGACCAAGGAGCAGCGGACAAGGATGGAGAGCACGAtagcgacgatgacgacagcgtcgccgcggggaGCAAGCGCAAGAGCCCGAGCAAACTGCTCTCCCAGGCGCTCGCTGCGTACAAAAAGGGCGCGTCCATCGCGCACGACAACTGGCGCATCTGGGACAACGTCCTCACGCTCGCGTCACgcatccgcccgccgcccatcccGGACATTGTCCTCGCGTACAAGCACATCCTGCGCATCCGCAAGtccgaggacgccgtcgacgccgacgtgctcgccgccctgctgcaggaCGTGGTCCTGACCAAGGACCGCGAcgcgcccggcggcagcagcagcaacaacgacgagggcatcTACGAGCCTCCGCGCGGCTCCAcggagcgcctcgtcgcccgcctcatcgaggaggaggtcgtCCCCATCATCACGCACCGCCCGGAGCTCTGGGCCCTGACCTCGCGCCTGCGCGCCTGGCGCCGCGACTACACGGGCGCGATCGAGGCCTCGGAGCGcgcctggcgcgccgccatcgggtCCTCCccctcgggcggcgtcgcgggcggcgcgggactccagccgtcctcgtcctcgtcgtcatcgcccgccccggaCTGGAcgagcgacgccgccgcctgggccgaCGTGGTCAAGCGcaccgacgagctcgtctcGGCGCTCGAGAACTACgggccccgcgcccgccccgaggCCGTCCGGTGGAAGTCCAAGGCGCGGAGCGCGGTGCGCAGCGTCATGGGCCGCGGCAGGGAGAGCTGGGAGGGCACCGATGGGTGgaagacgctcgagggcctcatGGAGGGCCTCAAGGCGGGGGCGGCTTGA
- the POP4 gene encoding Ribonuclease P (EggNog:ENOG503NZEF~BUSCO:EOG092644N1~COG:A), protein MATPMEQQQQQLLAQRQKENAIATQNLLARAHSPDSASRIYADKIQHRTLHLRPSSPPSAVVNARAARRKAREAAKAKCKIRPKPLSSRERRQLGLHDISRHGHKYEIYEPLNALWRGYAREVLGNDIFTGGPTAAAKLASAELHGALVEVVRSRCPGRVGIQGIVVRDRKFVLEIITKQRGLKLVPKEGTTFRIQIPAAEASASEQQALEEPKHFAFDVLGDQLMLRSADRANRKFKHHFLTNL, encoded by the coding sequence atggcgaccccaatggagcagcagcagcagcagctcctcgcccagcggcAAAAGGAAAACGCCATTGCCACGCAGAACCTCCTCGCGCGAGCGCACTCGCCCGACAGCGCAAGCCGCATCTACGCCGACAAGATCCAACACCGCACCCTTCACCTCCGGCCTTCGTCACCTCCGTCCGCTGTCGTCAACGCAAGGGCCGCCAGGCGCAAGGCCCGCGAggcggcaaaggccaagTGCAAAATCCGGCCCAAGCCCCTGTCGTCCCGCGAGCGacgccagctcggcctccaCGACATCTCTCGACACGGTCACAAATACGAAATCTATGAGCCACTCAATGCCCTTTGGCGCGGATATGCCCGCGAAGTGCTTGGCAACGACATCTTCACCGGCGGTCctacggccgccgccaagttggccagcgccgagcTGCACGGCGCTCTTGTTGAGGTGGTGAGGAGCCGCTGCCCAGGCCGCGTCGGTATCCAGGGCATCGTCGTGCGTGACCGCAAGTTCGTCCTCGAAATCATCACAAAACAACGGGGACTCAAGCTCGTGCCAAAGGAGGGCACAACGTTCCGCATCCAGATCCCTGCTGCCGAAGCCTCAGCTTCAGAGCAACAGGCACTGGAGGAGCCCAAGCATTTCGCTTTCGACGTCCTCGGTGATCAGCTGATGTTGCGCTCTGCGGATCGAGCGAATCGAAAGTTTAAGCACCATTTCCTGACCAACCTCTAA
- the SMY2 gene encoding kinesin-like protein (COG:S~EggNog:ENOG503NUVE) has product MPTNLPSSFASAAAGQNANRDSRGGRSDGRGAAGGDWSRRDGRSANGTLTFRRSSTTPIAGQASNPPPSNEHAVQHPSIDESAAAQAVVYEAGPARYSKDELLDMFRTQKLADDPSRLFIPGWDPSSINGSSGRAWGKNSDNHVPQEPNACWEQTGETLPMGLQDLTGEEKDAFLTEINSPLKPPTQNKEGHQGNVNGRKASVSHGSGNAYGVNSPSSVTRPGTRRRETLDSNPFSAGSVASPTAGRFSREDSSSWLPRKPTEMKESEPDDGEGEHGSREGQGKLPFGNLLRSNTTGNTVSAIWPTSNQAAPSGGAFGNFALPTSVGEKRGGGAAGGSRLAHLIPKDNQDSAALKSADNAFFQQPWRSRPRTDTDPFGDDELSGSAVLGGAQDTASGNPASAGRVGILGTPVKGSTGDFGMSGLNLGAEQPGNDGPVSPSETNPYRSPPAERQGQDDNDQASSSRGLGQDANETHGNFGSIGRGFGAAAFDGGDRSQTSSAGPKNYQLGGLSGWPAPVAPSSGTPDRERPNFGNAFGSSLFSPMGELQSPGLSNLGSVFGPPSAGGIGAGSIGRGSKLGSLFPPAMQAQMQSQLEQDHSISDSDPRQTHPLGAIGRAPPRDTESPMRSNRGVFEELFPSTDASRSHGPFSSAEPPQSTGTAAGPQSFTPVSGGLPFGGIGQAGNEPPAAQVRQMVMPDRMRWVYLDPQGQVQGPFTGLEMNDWYKANFFTPDLRVKKVEDPEFEPLGQLIRRIGNSREPFLVPQIGIPHGPASQTGPFAATTTPGGVVPPLSGVFPSFGRTLTAEEQNNLERRKQEEQYIMAQQREFMMRQQAMTKFQMQGPGLQHHSSAQSLQSQPSFGSISSPIGAPSQQQQPPQQPAPIGSIPPGGYMDQPAGGQHAARPGGPGNGESFRVDDLSNLTAVERQVIASMQGAAGDDMGQQQQQQRGMQPDGADFRSGLPEADQLSEDPEGFRERLKEFEDLRAQHEAELAANAKMSKGLADGTESSTVAAPHGTATGHSGKAGKSGKKKHVEDATLSLTQQVQQAQAAAAAGLPSDPDMPMPFPVPSSSTPLPAPTAQRVRSNLPEQYSRSQSGTPDATQPPPLAPWAREPGHEGQKGPSLKEIQEAEARKAAKAEEAAAALRKAAMEQEAAIVREKERQAHAAAAAGLPPTSTWGHGSPVSATSPWIKPGAAKGPAASTATVPSSTSKKTLAEIQREEEVRKQRARDVAVQSGSPAITSKSYANLAGKPNQSPVPSAPSPSAPPAAGWATVGAGGKVKAPTGPASQGRSASVSSAKAPAPVSKPVSKPAAAGPTNGSVDAASAAMEEFSKWTRRELSRGLTDVTDISDFQADLDALPLDTGVIADAVYINSKTMDGRHFAEEYVRRKKLAQKGVVEKQPPSDNSKSPSSAGGWSEVAKRSNSTQPKESDNGSIQGAGFKVVPSRKKGKK; this is encoded by the exons ATGCCGACCAATTTACCTTCGAGCTTCGCCTCGGCTGCAGCTGGTCAGAACGCGAACCGTGATTCGCGAGGTGGGAGGAGTGATGGACGGGGAGCTGCGGGAGGTGACTG GTCACGACGAGATGGCCGCTCAGCCAACGGCACCCTGACCTTCCGACGTTCCTCCACGACCCCCATCGCCGGCCAAGCCTCGAACCCTCCGCCGTCTAACGAGCACGCGGTTCAGCACCCCAGCATCGAcgagtcggcggccgcgcaaGCAGTCGTCTACGAAGCCGGCCCTGCGCGCTACTCaaaggacgagctgctcgacatgTTTCGCACCCAAAAACTTGCCGACGACCCGTCCCGTCTCTTCATACCAGGATGGGACCCCTCCAGTATCAATGGCAGCAGCGGTAGAGCCTGGGGCAAGAACAGTGACAATCACGTTCCGCAAGAGCCTAACGCCTGCTGGGAGCAAACGGGCGAGACTTTGCCGATGGGCTTACAGGACTTGACCGGGGAGGAAAAGGAT GCATTCCTAACAGAGATTAATTCGCCGCTCAAACCCCCAACCCAGAACAAGGAGGGACATCAGGGCAACGTTAATGGCCGCAAGGCTTCCGTGTCGCACGGTTCGGGTAACGCCTACGGAGTCAATTCGCCGTCCTCAGTCACCCGACCGGGAACCAGACGACGTGAGACCTTGGACTCGAATCCGTTCAGTGCCGGCAGCGTTGCTTCGCCAACTGCTGGTCGCTTCTCACGCGAGGACTCATCAAGCTGGCTTCCGCGAAAGCCCACTGAGATGAAAGAGTCTGAGcccgatgacggcgagggcgagcacggTTCTCGCGAGGGCCAGGGGAAACTACCGTTTGGTAATCTGCTGCGTTCTAACACGACGGGAAATACCGTAAGCGCCATTTGGCCGACGTCGAATCAGGCCGCCCCCAGTGGTGGCGCGTTCGGCAACTTCGCCCTTCCTACGTCTGTTGGCGAgaagcgaggaggaggagctgcaggtgGTAGCCGACTCGCCCATCTGATCCCCAAGGATAATCAAGACAGCGCAGCCCTCAAGTCGGCCGATAATGCCTTCTTTCAGCAGCCCTGGCGCTCACGTCCTCGGACCGACACCGATCCCtttggtgacgacgagctaTCTGGCAGCGCTGTGCTTGGCGGCGCACAAGACACAGCTTCGGGCAATCCTGCGTCCGCTGGACGTGTGGGCATCCTCGGCACCCCCGTAAAAGGTTCCACCGGTGACTTCGGCATGTCTGGCTTGAACCTGGGAGCTGAACAGCCTGGGAACGACGGCCCCGTTAGCCCCTCGGAGACGAACCCTTATCGAAGCCCACCCGCCGAACGCCAGGGCCAAGATGACAACGATCAGGCAAGTTCCAGCAGAGGCCTCGGGCAGGACGCGAACGAGACCCACGGCAACTTCGGCTCCATCGGGCGAGGCTTCGGTGCGGCAGCgtttgacggcggcgatcgCAGTCAGACGTCAAGCGCGGGACCCAAGAACTACCAGCTTGGAGGTTTGTCGGGTTGGCCCGCACCCGTGGCACCATCATCCGGCACACCTGATCGCGAGAGGCCCAACTTTGGCAACGCCTTTGGCAGCTCTCTGTTCAGTCCCATGGGTGAACTCCAGTCTCCCGGTTTGTCCAACCTGGGCAGCGTATTCGGCCCACCCAGCGCCGGTGGTATAGGCGCTGGCAGCATCGGCCGGGGCAGCAAGCTGGGATCTTTgttcccgcccgccatgcaggCACAGATGCAGTCACAGCTTGAGCAGGATCACAGCATCTCAGACTCGGACCCACGTCAAACCCACCCTCTTGGCGCCATTGGCAgagcgccgccacgagacACAGAAAGCCCTATGCGATCCAACCGTGGAGTCTTCGAGGAGCTTTTCCCGTCCACCGACGCCTCACGATCGCATGGTCCGTTCAGCTCCGCTGAGCCCCCACAGTCGACCGGGACCGCGGCTGGTCCGCAGTCGTTCACTcccgtcagcggcggcctTCCCTTCGGGGGGATTGGTCAAGCCGGgaacgagccgcccgccgctcagGTGCGACAGATGGTCATGCCAGACAGGATGAGATGGGTGTATCTTGACCCTCAGGGACAGGTCCAGGGTCCGTTCACGGGCCTGGAGATGAACGATTGGTACAAGGCCAATTTCTTTACGCCGGATCTGCGCGTTAAGAAGGTCGAGGACCCTGAGTTCGAACCGCTGGGTCAGCTCATCCGCCGCATCGGTAACTCGCGAGAGCCCTTCCTCGTACCGCAGATTGGGATCCCTCACGGCCCTGCGTCACAGACCGGGCCTTTTGCTGCAACCACTACGCCCGGCGGTGTTGTGCCTCCTCTCAGCGGCGTCTTCCCTAGTTTCGGCAGAACCCTGACCGCTGAGGAGCAAAACAACCTTGAGCGAAGGAAGCAAGAGGAGCAATACATCATGGCCCAGCAGAGGGAGTTCATGATGCGTCAGCAGGCCATGACAAAGTTCCAGATGCAAGGCCCCGGTCTGCAGCACCATTCTAGCGCTCAGAGCCTTCAGAGCCAGCCCAGCTTCGGCAGCATCTCTTCTCCGATTGGAGCGCcttcgcagcagcagcagccgccgcagcagccagctCCCATCGGCTCTATACCCCCTGGTGGCTACATGGACCAACCTGCAGGGGGGCAGCATGCTGCCAGACCTGGGGGTCCGGGAAACGGGGAATCTTTCCGGGTGGACGACCTGTCTAATCTCACAGCTGTCGAACGCCAGGTGATTGCTTCTATGCaaggtgctgctggcgatgATATGGgtcaacagcaacagcagcaacgggGTATGCAACCCGATGGTGCGGACTTCAGATCTGGCCTTCCCGAGGCTGACCAACTCTCGGAGGATCCCGAGGGGTTTAGGGAGCGCTTGAAGGAATTTGAGGATCTTCGTGCCCAGCACGAAGCCGAACTAGCCGCGAATGCCAAGATGAGCAAGGGGCTCGCCGATGGCACCGAGTCCTCGACGGTCGCCGCCCCGCATGGCACAGCGACTGGACACTCTGGAAAGGCCGGCAAATctggcaagaagaagcacgtcgaggacgccacGCTGTCTCTGAcccagcaggtccagcaggctcaggctgctgctgctgctggcttgCCTTCCGATCCCGACATGCCCATGCCGTTCCCTGTTCCTTCGTCTTCCACTCCGCTCCCGGCGCCCACTGCTCAGCGTGTGCGCTCCAATCTACCCGAGCAGTACAGCCGCTCGCAGAGTGGTACGCCCGATGCGACTCAGCCACCTCCGCTGGCGCCCTGGGCCAGGGAGCCAGGCCACGAGGGGCAGAAGGGGCCTAGCCTCAAGGAGATCCAGGAGGCCGAGGctcgcaaggccgccaaggcagAGGAAGCCGCTGCGGCGCTCAGGAAGGCTGCAATGGAGCAGGAGGCCGCTATTGTGCGTGAAAAGGAGCGCCAGGCtcatgccgccgctgccgccggcttgCCGCCCACCAGCACTTGGGGCCATGGTTCTCCTGTCTCCGCGACCAGCCCATGGATCAAGCCTGGAGCAGCCAAGGGTCCAGCTGCCAGCACCGCCACTGTGCCTTCGTCCACTAGTAAGAAGACGTTGGCCGAGATCCAGCGTGAGGAGGAAGTTCGCAAGCAGAGGGCTCGCGACGTTGCTGTCCAGTCGGGCTCTCCCGCCATCACTTCAAAGAGCTATGCGAACCTCGCTGGCAAGCCAAACCAGAGTCCTGTCCCGAGCGCCCCTTCGCCCAGCGCACCCCCGGCCGCTGGATGGGCTaccgttggcgccggcggtaAAGTCAAGGCTCCCACGGGACCGGCCTCTCAGGGACGATCCGCCAGTGTCAGCAGTGCCAAGGCCCCCGCTCCCGTGAGCAAGCCCGTCTCGAAGCCTGCGGCTGCCGGCCCTACCAACGGCAGTGTTGatgccgccagcgcggccatggaggaATTCAGCAAGTGGACTCGTCGGGAGCTCTCCCGCGGCCTCACCGACGTGACCGACA TCTCGGACTTCCAGGCCGATCTGGACGCGCTCCCCCTTGACACGGGCGTCATTGCTGATGCTGTCTACATCAACTCCAAGACCATGGATGGCCGCCACTTTGCCGAGGAGTACGTACGCCGCAAGAAGCTCGCGCAGAAGGGAGTTGTGGAGAAACAGCCTCCCTCGGACAACAGCAAATCCCCCAgctccgccggcggctggtctGAAGTCGCGAagcgcagcaacagcacccAGCCCAAAGAGAGCGATAACGGCAGCATCCAAGGCGCCGGATTCAAAGTCGTGCCCAGccgcaagaagggcaagaaaTAG
- a CDS encoding uncharacterized protein (TransMembrane:3 (i41-65o71-90i102-126o)), translated as MERQTRPEPSEKAVSNMLEPWASGEACRHTPQRLPQPCCNLVQGIIAVQALALLDSIHFALWMYSNASERVYLGSSIHLLLHLLLLLRLSGSQPKPDRASTLYLMMATAGLCRLTLNGVALGLALLQCRSPASQQARNGSCLLLGKPAFDSLAIMLATALKYSVSGWQIASWYACFRCARREAGVRDAARDTVRVTE; from the exons atggagcgGCAAACAAGGCCTGAACCAAGCGAAAAGGCAGTCTCGAATATGTTGGAGCCATGGGCTAGTGGGGAGGCCTGTCGCCATACACCCCAGCGCCTACCGCAGCCTTGCTGCAACCTAGTCCAGGGCATCATAGCAGTGCAAGCACTGGCCCTACTAGACAGCATCCATTTCGCGCTCTGGATGTACAGCAATGCAAGCGAGCGGGTATATCTAGGCAGTTCCATTCAC CTGTtgctccatctcctcctgcTGTTGAGGCTGTCTGGTTCACAGCCAAAACCAGACAGGGCCAGCACGCTGTACCTGATGATGGCCACGGCCGGACTCTGCCGGTTGACACTCAATGGCGTGGCCCTTGGGTTGGCGCTGCTCCAGTGCCGGAGTCCTGCATCACAACAGGCGCGGAATGGCAGCTGTCTCTTGCTGGGCAAGCCTGCTTTTGACAGTCTCGCGATAATGCTGGCGACGGCTCTCAAGTATTCCGTTTCCGGGTGGCAGAT TGCGAGCTGGTATGCATGCTTCCGATGCGCGAGACGCGAGGCCGGGGtgcgggacgcggcgcgggatACCGTTCGTGTGACGGAGTGA